In Rhodothermus profundi, the following are encoded in one genomic region:
- the ftsA gene encoding cell division protein FtsA produces the protein MNERIVVGVDIGTTKVCAVVASADEMNRVNILGVGVAESDGLNRGVVVNIDKTVASLQAALEEAERAAGVQVRQVIVGIAGDHIQSFQSRGVITISNRDGEITRRDVERLLEDTTHVALPADREILHVIPQEFIVDGQDGVADPVGMSGVRLEANVHIITGLVSAAKNVYRCVEKAGYEVADLVLEPLASSFAVLHPDEKEIGVALIDIGGGTTDIAVFEDNTIRHTGVIAVAGNKVTDDLRKGLGIMRDQAERLKCRFGVAMVDLIEEDEEITIPGIGGRPEKRISRSTLAQIIQPRMEEILEIAAIEIKRSGYARHLAAGVVLTGGGALIPGTAELAADVLGMEARIGSPMGLSGGMVAEVSDPKFATAVGLVLYGLRPELIGTPGLSQEVHARSAGESIPGQMLFRKIASRMKAWFNEL, from the coding sequence ATGAATGAGCGCATTGTTGTGGGCGTAGACATCGGCACCACGAAGGTGTGTGCCGTCGTTGCTTCGGCCGACGAGATGAACCGGGTGAACATCCTGGGCGTCGGCGTGGCTGAATCGGATGGTCTAAACCGGGGGGTCGTCGTAAACATCGACAAAACGGTGGCCTCGCTGCAGGCAGCCCTTGAAGAAGCTGAGCGAGCAGCAGGCGTCCAGGTACGCCAGGTGATCGTAGGCATTGCGGGTGATCATATTCAGAGTTTTCAAAGTCGCGGAGTCATTACCATTTCGAATCGAGACGGAGAGATCACGCGGCGCGACGTTGAGCGGCTGCTGGAAGACACCACCCACGTGGCCCTGCCAGCCGATCGGGAGATCCTGCACGTCATTCCGCAGGAGTTCATCGTGGACGGGCAGGATGGCGTGGCCGATCCGGTGGGGATGAGCGGCGTGCGCCTGGAGGCCAATGTGCACATTATCACCGGACTGGTTTCAGCCGCTAAGAACGTGTACCGGTGCGTTGAAAAAGCAGGGTATGAAGTGGCCGATCTGGTGCTGGAACCGCTGGCCTCGTCATTTGCCGTCCTGCATCCAGACGAAAAGGAAATCGGGGTAGCGCTGATTGACATTGGAGGCGGAACGACAGACATCGCGGTTTTTGAGGACAATACGATTCGGCATACCGGGGTCATTGCTGTAGCCGGCAACAAGGTAACTGACGACCTCCGTAAGGGGCTAGGGATCATGCGCGACCAGGCCGAGCGGCTCAAGTGCCGCTTCGGGGTGGCCATGGTCGACCTGATCGAGGAGGATGAAGAGATCACCATTCCTGGGATTGGAGGCCGGCCCGAGAAGCGCATCAGCCGGAGCACGCTAGCGCAAATCATTCAGCCACGAATGGAAGAAATTCTGGAAATTGCGGCGATTGAGATCAAGCGAAGCGGATATGCGCGACATCTGGCTGCAGGGGTAGTGCTCACAGGGGGAGGGGCGCTCATCCCGGGCACGGCTGAGCTGGCGGCTGATGTGCTGGGCATGGAAGCCCGCATCGGGTCGCCCATGGGACTTTCCGGTGGGATGGTGGCCGAGGTAAGTGATCCCAAGTTTGCCACGGCCGTCGGGCTGGTGCTCTACGGACTCCGGCCTGAACTGATTGGCACGCCCGGGCTGAGCCAAGAAGTGCACGCTCGCAGCGCTGGCGAGTCGATTCCGGGCCAGATGCTGTTTCGCAAGATTGCCAGCCGTATGAAGGCCTGGTTCAATGAACTGTAG
- the ftsZ gene encoding cell division protein FtsZ, with the protein MEQSISSRFAFDDSAHPEAKICVVGIGGGGGNAINNMLERGIQGVDFIAINTDAQALAANRAPVKIQVGRNLTKGLGAGARPAIGAQAVEESREEIEQALKGYDMVFITAGMGGGTGTGGAPVVAAIARKLGILTVAIVTKPFECEGPKRMKAALDGIALLKENVDTLIVIPNERLLDIADENTTLLEAFAKADEVLYNATRGISDLITVHGLINLDFADVKTTMQNGGTAIMGSAVASGENRAEKAAIAAISSPLLDGLSIAGARNVLVNITAGRSLGIREATTAVRIIQQEAGEDVEVIFGTVIDDNMGDDLRVTVIATGFDREQRPEILGRRRTVPLEPEEPYLNYKGEENLKRLDTPAFERRTLPGMTPVEGERLGNIRRLHAEDLRERGERIRKDNPDTPAFLRKMLD; encoded by the coding sequence ATGGAACAGTCCATTAGTTCGCGTTTCGCCTTCGACGACTCCGCGCATCCGGAAGCAAAGATCTGTGTCGTCGGCATTGGCGGAGGTGGTGGCAATGCCATCAATAACATGCTGGAGCGAGGCATCCAGGGCGTCGATTTTATCGCCATCAACACGGATGCGCAGGCGCTGGCTGCCAACCGGGCCCCGGTTAAAATTCAGGTCGGGCGTAACCTGACCAAGGGATTAGGGGCCGGCGCGCGGCCTGCCATCGGAGCCCAGGCCGTCGAAGAGAGCCGGGAGGAAATTGAGCAGGCGCTGAAAGGCTATGATATGGTCTTTATTACGGCCGGGATGGGCGGAGGCACGGGGACCGGTGGAGCCCCTGTGGTAGCGGCTATCGCGCGGAAGCTGGGCATTCTGACAGTTGCTATCGTTACCAAACCGTTTGAGTGTGAAGGGCCCAAGCGCATGAAGGCCGCTCTTGATGGCATTGCCCTGCTCAAAGAGAATGTGGACACCCTCATTGTGATTCCAAACGAGCGCCTGCTTGACATCGCGGATGAAAACACCACGTTGCTTGAGGCTTTTGCCAAGGCGGATGAGGTGCTCTATAATGCCACGCGCGGCATCAGCGATCTGATTACGGTGCACGGCCTGATCAACCTGGACTTCGCCGATGTGAAGACAACCATGCAAAATGGCGGAACGGCCATTATGGGGTCGGCCGTGGCCTCGGGCGAAAACCGGGCGGAGAAGGCCGCCATTGCAGCAATTTCCAGTCCGCTTCTGGATGGTCTCTCCATTGCAGGGGCTCGGAACGTGCTGGTTAACATCACAGCGGGCCGGTCCCTGGGTATTCGGGAAGCCACCACAGCCGTCCGTATTATTCAGCAGGAAGCCGGGGAGGATGTTGAGGTCATCTTTGGTACGGTGATCGACGACAATATGGGAGATGATCTGCGCGTTACCGTCATCGCAACGGGATTTGATCGGGAGCAGCGGCCGGAAATACTGGGCCGTCGCCGGACGGTCCCGCTTGAGCCCGAAGAGCCGTACCTGAACTACAAAGGAGAGGAGAACCTGAAACGGCTGGATACACCGGCTTTCGAGCGGCGCACGCTTCCGGGCATGACGCCCGTAGAAGGAGAACGCCTGGGAAACATCCGCCGCCTGCACGCGGAGGATCTGCGGGAGCGGGGCGAGCGCATTCGCAAGGACAACCCGGATACGCCGGCTTTTTTACGGAAAATGCTGGACTGA
- a CDS encoding outer membrane beta-barrel protein: MKRAGILVVFLMFWYSSAQAQVPSPVTLEIGPRVGYDVGDDIQEAFLGVDARLAIMMLPIDFQATFDYYFTEENMTFWQLGLHALLSFGPGVAFTPYVGGGLGIARTSVSIGELNVSDTDTAVNLIGGARFGIGPVRPFVQAQITVGGDADLVTLAGGLLFKFGP, translated from the coding sequence ATGAAACGCGCAGGTATCCTTGTTGTCTTCCTGATGTTCTGGTATTCTTCTGCCCAGGCGCAGGTGCCTTCTCCCGTCACTTTAGAAATTGGTCCACGCGTTGGTTATGACGTGGGAGATGATATTCAAGAAGCCTTTCTGGGCGTAGATGCCCGCCTGGCAATCATGATGCTGCCTATCGACTTCCAGGCAACTTTTGATTACTATTTTACGGAAGAAAATATGACATTCTGGCAGCTAGGCCTGCATGCGTTGCTTAGCTTTGGTCCAGGCGTTGCGTTCACTCCCTATGTGGGTGGTGGCCTGGGCATTGCGCGCACCTCGGTCAGCATAGGCGAGCTCAACGTGAGCGACACCGACACTGCTGTGAATCTGATTGGCGGCGCTCGTTTCGGAATTGGACCGGTTCGTCCGTTCGTGCAGGCTCAGATAACGGTAGGAGGCGATGCAGACCTTGTGACCCTTGCGGGCGGCTTGCTGTTCAAATTTGGGCCATAA
- a CDS encoding MlaC/ttg2D family ABC transporter substrate-binding protein — protein MNFRKRHLLACLFLLTGLLLGSSLPVQAQSNAEAQTLQQLLEARDRQIKALLNAGPLTPERREQLKDLINGVVDFETMGRLALGPFWSTLTPEQRREFVEVFSDIVREQSLSDLDIYRARVRYDHVEVQGDSARVTTTVTYKETPTQVVYLFTRRDGQWKAYDIIIDEVSTVKGYARSFQSVIRKRGFEALMNSLRKKQAKLARSGTS, from the coding sequence ATGAACTTCCGGAAACGCCATCTGCTCGCCTGCCTCTTCCTACTGACAGGGCTCCTGCTTGGGAGCAGCCTGCCCGTGCAGGCGCAGTCCAACGCTGAAGCCCAGACGCTGCAACAACTGCTGGAAGCACGGGACCGCCAGATTAAAGCGCTGCTCAATGCCGGTCCCCTGACTCCCGAACGCCGCGAACAACTCAAAGACCTGATCAATGGAGTCGTCGATTTTGAAACAATGGGGCGGCTGGCACTCGGACCCTTCTGGAGCACCCTGACCCCTGAACAGCGCCGGGAATTTGTCGAGGTCTTTAGCGACATCGTGCGCGAGCAATCGCTCTCAGACCTGGATATTTACCGCGCGCGCGTCCGCTATGACCACGTTGAAGTGCAGGGCGACAGCGCCCGGGTAACTACCACCGTTACCTACAAAGAAACGCCCACCCAGGTCGTCTATCTGTTCACGCGACGCGACGGCCAGTGGAAAGCCTATGACATCATCATTGATGAAGTAAGCACGGTCAAAGGATACGCCCGCTCCTTTCAGAGCGTCATCCGAAAGCGTGGCTTTGAGGCGCTCATGAATAGCCTGCGTAAAAAGCAGGCCAAGCTAGCCCGCTCCGGCACTTCATGA
- a CDS encoding TolC family protein yields the protein MRAWLLILGVGLFGGSRGYAQPTDTLHLTLIQTLQRALEVSPDLQAIEARQHFAQARYEQARASRLLTQFQLQTAHAIGPGLKIPENNAFPSDALYLNPNVRNDWRNVRPLNQLEVQLIQPLWTWGELSGQVRAARYGVEVATASTRQKALEVAARTGELYFSLQLTEALLRLARETGEILERAKAEVNRLLQEGDPTVDDADLFQLRITEQEYLQRVVEAEEQHQIARSALARQLLLPEGTVIEPAEGGLAPLAFTLDALETYLERAETYRPEIQQARAGLAAREALVEVARSDYYPKLFLGIFGRWTYTAGRYRQPNPYISDPYFGESLRAGLGLRLNLNFGQTRARVAQARAQRNEVAHQLEAARQLVRFEVEEAYRNVRIAQAALEARDRALTISKEWLRTEQINFDLDLGDTENLVRAVRENLELQARYYEAVYNYNRAVLRLQRAVGVLDLNVRRGTLVE from the coding sequence ATGCGTGCCTGGCTGCTGATTCTGGGCGTAGGTCTCTTCGGAGGCAGTAGAGGCTACGCGCAGCCAACCGACACGTTACATTTGACGCTGATTCAAACCCTGCAACGAGCGCTGGAGGTCAGTCCTGACCTGCAGGCCATTGAAGCCCGCCAGCACTTCGCCCAGGCTCGTTACGAGCAGGCCCGCGCCAGCCGCCTGCTCACGCAGTTTCAACTGCAAACGGCCCATGCTATTGGTCCCGGGCTTAAAATTCCGGAAAATAATGCGTTTCCTTCTGATGCCCTGTACCTGAACCCGAACGTGCGCAACGACTGGCGCAACGTGCGCCCGCTGAACCAGCTTGAAGTGCAGCTTATCCAACCCCTGTGGACCTGGGGCGAACTCAGCGGCCAGGTCCGAGCCGCCCGCTATGGCGTTGAGGTGGCTACTGCCAGCACTCGCCAGAAAGCGCTGGAAGTTGCCGCGCGCACTGGAGAGCTATACTTTAGCCTTCAGCTCACCGAAGCCCTGCTCCGCCTGGCTCGCGAAACCGGCGAAATTCTGGAGCGCGCCAAGGCAGAAGTAAACCGTTTGCTACAGGAAGGCGACCCCACGGTAGACGACGCCGATCTGTTTCAACTCCGCATCACAGAACAGGAGTACCTGCAGCGCGTGGTCGAAGCTGAAGAGCAGCATCAGATTGCTCGCTCAGCCCTGGCCCGCCAGCTTCTACTCCCGGAAGGAACCGTAATTGAGCCAGCAGAAGGCGGACTTGCTCCTCTTGCCTTTACCCTGGACGCCCTCGAAACGTACCTGGAGCGAGCCGAGACCTACCGCCCCGAAATTCAGCAGGCCCGGGCCGGTCTGGCTGCCCGCGAGGCGCTGGTTGAGGTGGCGCGCTCCGACTATTATCCCAAATTGTTTCTGGGCATCTTCGGCCGATGGACCTATACGGCCGGTCGCTATCGCCAGCCCAATCCCTACATCAGTGACCCCTATTTTGGCGAAAGCCTCCGCGCCGGCCTGGGCTTGCGCCTGAACCTGAACTTCGGCCAGACGCGCGCCCGCGTCGCCCAGGCCCGAGCCCAACGCAACGAAGTAGCGCACCAGTTGGAGGCCGCTCGCCAGCTTGTCCGCTTCGAAGTGGAGGAAGCGTACCGCAACGTCCGAATCGCTCAGGCGGCACTTGAAGCCCGCGACCGCGCGCTAACCATCAGTAAAGAATGGCTTCGCACCGAACAGATCAACTTTGACCTTGATCTTGGGGACACCGAAAACCTGGTACGAGCTGTCCGCGAAAACCTGGAACTCCAGGCGCGGTATTACGAAGCCGTCTACAACTATAATCGCGCCGTGCTGCGGCTGCAACGCGCCGTCGGCGTGCTCGATCTGAACGTGCGGCGCGGCACGCTTGTTGAGTGA
- a CDS encoding DUF721 domain-containing protein has product MGSEPQPLGQILKEIIRRWGLQPRVDAMRIVETWAALAGPQINRVTDSAWVRDRKLYVRLTSAAWRHTLHLQRAQWCARLNEALGASLIDDIVFK; this is encoded by the coding sequence ATGGGATCCGAACCGCAGCCACTAGGCCAAATTTTAAAAGAGATCATCAGACGATGGGGGCTTCAGCCACGTGTCGATGCGATGCGTATTGTCGAAACATGGGCAGCACTGGCTGGCCCCCAGATTAACCGGGTGACAGACTCAGCATGGGTGCGTGATCGCAAGCTCTACGTGCGGCTGACCTCGGCGGCCTGGCGGCATACGTTGCATTTGCAACGGGCCCAGTGGTGTGCTCGCCTGAACGAAGCGCTGGGCGCCTCCTTGATTGACGACATTGTGTTCAAGTAG
- the fabF gene encoding beta-ketoacyl-ACP synthase II gives MAQRRRVVVTGLGALTPIGLGVPAFWEALLQGKSGAAPITRFDPTPFDTHFACELKGFDPLDYMDRKTARRLDPFAQYALAAADEALRDAGLRPETLSSAEKDRIGVVFGSGIGGMQVFQQQTTQYLQRGARFISPLFIPMLIPDISAGHLAIRYGFRGPNYAVVSACATANHNLGDAFLLIQRGLADVVLCGGSEAPITEMALGGFNAMKALSTRNEDPARASRPFDATRDGFVMGEGAGALVLEALEHAQARGARIYAEVLGIGMSADAHHITAPDPEGEGAALAMQAVLRDANLRPEDVDYINMHGTSTPLGDVAETKAIKRVFGPHAYRMNLSSTKSMTGHLLGAAGAVEAIATILAIVHQTIPPTINFEHPDPACDLNYTFNQPQQRPVRVAISNAFGFGGHNTAVAFGRYEA, from the coding sequence ATGGCACAGCGACGGCGTGTCGTCGTAACGGGTCTGGGTGCACTCACGCCTATCGGACTGGGCGTCCCAGCCTTCTGGGAAGCCTTACTTCAGGGAAAAAGTGGGGCCGCTCCTATCACGCGCTTTGACCCCACGCCTTTCGATACGCACTTTGCCTGCGAGCTGAAGGGGTTCGATCCGCTGGACTACATGGACCGCAAGACAGCGCGCCGGCTGGACCCCTTTGCGCAGTATGCGCTGGCGGCTGCTGACGAGGCGCTTCGAGACGCAGGACTGCGCCCGGAGACGCTGTCTTCCGCCGAAAAAGACCGCATTGGCGTGGTCTTTGGCAGCGGAATCGGTGGCATGCAGGTCTTCCAACAGCAAACCACGCAATACCTGCAACGAGGCGCGCGTTTTATCTCACCGCTGTTTATTCCCATGCTTATTCCGGACATCTCCGCCGGACATCTGGCCATCCGCTACGGCTTCCGTGGCCCCAACTATGCGGTCGTGTCCGCCTGCGCCACGGCTAACCATAACCTGGGCGATGCCTTTCTGCTCATTCAGCGCGGCCTGGCCGACGTCGTGCTCTGCGGCGGCAGCGAGGCGCCCATCACGGAGATGGCCCTGGGTGGATTCAATGCCATGAAGGCGCTCTCCACACGCAACGAGGATCCCGCTCGAGCCAGCCGTCCATTTGATGCAACCCGAGACGGATTCGTCATGGGCGAAGGAGCCGGCGCACTGGTGCTCGAAGCGCTGGAGCACGCGCAAGCCCGCGGCGCACGCATCTATGCCGAAGTGCTGGGCATCGGCATGTCAGCCGACGCGCACCACATCACGGCCCCCGATCCGGAAGGGGAAGGTGCCGCCCTGGCCATGCAGGCCGTGCTTCGCGATGCCAACCTCCGCCCCGAAGACGTTGACTACATCAATATGCACGGCACGTCCACCCCACTGGGCGATGTAGCCGAAACCAAAGCTATCAAGCGGGTCTTCGGCCCGCATGCCTACCGCATGAACCTGTCCTCAACCAAGAGTATGACGGGCCACTTACTGGGCGCTGCCGGTGCGGTCGAAGCCATCGCGACGATCCTGGCTATTGTGCACCAGACGATTCCACCGACCATTAATTTTGAACATCCAGATCCGGCGTGCGACTTGAACTACACGTTCAACCAGCCTCAGCAGCGTCCGGTGCGCGTAGCGATCAGCAACGCCTTCGGCTTTGGCGGCCATAACACGGCCGTAGCTTTTGGGCGCTACGAAGCATAA
- a CDS encoding acyl carrier protein codes for MANDIEAKVKAIIVEKLGVDEADITPEASFTNDLGADSLDTVELIMEFEKEFDITIPDEEAEKIVTVGDAIKYLKEKIGA; via the coding sequence ATGGCCAACGACATCGAAGCCAAGGTCAAAGCCATCATTGTGGAAAAACTCGGCGTCGACGAAGCTGACATCACCCCGGAAGCTTCCTTTACAAATGATCTCGGGGCCGACTCGCTCGACACGGTCGAACTCATTATGGAGTTTGAGAAAGAATTCGACATTACCATTCCGGATGAAGAGGCGGAAAAGATTGTGACGGTGGGCGACGCGATCAAGTATCTGAAAGAAAAAATCGGCGCCTGA
- the metK gene encoding methionine adenosyltransferase, with protein MAYLFTSESVSEGHPDKIADQISDAILDAMLAQDPHSRVAVETLVTTGLVVLSGEVYTRAHVDVQQLARDVIREIGYTDPRLRFDADSCGVLSSIHEQSPDIRQGVDGVPTGEQGAGDQGMMFGYACRETPELMPLPIMLAHRLVRELARIRKEESHLMPYLRPDAKSQVTVEYEDDRRTPRRIHTVVVSTQHTEDVSQERIREDIREILLPRVLPSELVDDRLILHVNPTGRFVIGGPHGDTGLTGRKIIVDTYGGKGAHGGGAFSGKDPSKVDRSGAYAARYVAKNIVGAGLAEEAEVQIAYAIGLAEPVSIDVNTFGTGVVPDAVLVEAVRAVFDLRPASIIRDLDLLKPRYRATAAYGHFGRPEFPWEALNRVEDLKQAVARYA; from the coding sequence ATGGCCTACCTGTTTACCTCCGAGTCGGTCTCCGAAGGGCATCCAGACAAGATTGCCGATCAGATTTCGGATGCCATCCTGGATGCCATGCTGGCGCAGGATCCACACAGCCGGGTGGCTGTGGAGACACTGGTCACAACGGGCCTGGTGGTGCTCTCGGGAGAAGTCTATACGCGGGCGCATGTTGACGTGCAGCAGCTTGCGCGCGACGTCATTCGGGAGATCGGCTACACGGATCCGCGGCTTCGGTTTGACGCCGACAGTTGTGGCGTGCTCTCCAGCATTCACGAGCAGAGTCCGGATATTCGTCAGGGCGTAGATGGCGTCCCTACAGGCGAGCAGGGGGCGGGCGACCAGGGAATGATGTTCGGATACGCCTGTCGCGAGACGCCGGAATTGATGCCGCTGCCCATTATGCTGGCGCACCGACTCGTGCGTGAGCTGGCGCGTATTCGCAAAGAAGAATCTCATCTGATGCCCTACCTGCGCCCGGATGCTAAAAGCCAGGTTACCGTGGAATATGAAGATGATCGGCGCACGCCCCGGCGCATTCATACGGTCGTTGTTTCGACGCAGCACACCGAAGACGTTTCGCAAGAACGCATTCGTGAGGATATTCGAGAAATCTTGCTGCCCCGCGTGCTTCCGTCTGAACTGGTAGATGACCGGCTCATTCTGCATGTGAATCCCACCGGCCGCTTTGTCATCGGCGGACCGCATGGGGACACGGGGCTGACCGGCCGCAAGATCATTGTGGACACCTACGGGGGCAAAGGGGCCCATGGGGGAGGCGCGTTCAGTGGCAAGGATCCCTCCAAGGTGGATCGTTCGGGCGCCTACGCCGCTCGCTATGTTGCCAAAAACATTGTGGGGGCCGGCCTTGCTGAAGAAGCGGAAGTGCAGATTGCCTACGCCATTGGGCTGGCCGAGCCTGTTTCCATTGACGTGAACACGTTCGGAACAGGGGTGGTCCCGGATGCGGTGCTGGTGGAAGCAGTACGCGCCGTTTTTGATCTGCGGCCTGCTTCAATTATTCGGGATCTGGACCTGTTGAAGCCGCGCTATCGCGCCACGGCTGCATATGGCCATTTCGGCCGACCGGAGTTTCCCTGGGAAGCGCTAAATCGCGTCGAAGATCTCAAACAGGCCGTGGCGCGTTACGCCTGA
- a CDS encoding T9SS type A sorting domain-containing protein, with protein MNGRYRTVGLLGFVVVVGVAGLHAQPRQNVQQAPATQATPEGRRDPVSGRWQARYHVRVPVAWQGSAEATARAYLRMEAVRFGWQQPDRTLAPDQVRITPFAMHVRFQQTLAGVPVYGRYVQVNLNRQGQPTMVLSGYAPHLEAYADRFDPTPRLTAAAAQAEARRQLAQPRAPTSTPELVVWPSDPPRLAWHLVLWPQDRPDEWAVVVDAQNGALLHVQSQAVHAHTVKPASSGQPAWWEMAAPLPVGLVPGEGMVFDPDPLATAGASYGGAYADNNDADTPELNAERRMVPLPDITQDAEGRYRLEGPYVRITGDIPAVADSPYDPPAETTPDAFQYPRSHDHFEAVMAYYHIDRSQRYVQQLELGTALRATPIWVNPHGFGNQDNSQYYPSQNAIVFGDGGVDDAEDATVIWHEYMHALLEDAASGLLRTNEGRALHEGWADYWAASYVRGLAEAGLLLRTDWDFVFRWDSGDGTIWPGRRIAFAGRYPEDTHCDGEDTPRQPCDIYEDGLLWATVLMEIQDVLGKAVTDRLALAAALYLIPPATFRDAAQALIQADMDYYDGAHVGVLLDRLGARGLVDPGSIRLVVRHDPAQDVRVETDHLTLQVVAIAQGDTVVRVQAFYEQAGQFVPSALFQAVDDTLFEGQIPWDGVPGRIRYYLEAETAGGWVLRQPLQAPAQTYEVKVGRVLTADVLQVARAGAGWRWGNAAWVVDGGKAGFTSLVLLPVSLAANADRLRLHLTHRFNFGLTCEGYLESSADGGRTWQVLLPESGGTPKRPFGAASPPEGMRHTFDLSKEAGRQLWLRFSFGCAAADPDAFWTIRQLELEQATRDAELHASYATQLLPPFPNPFRELLTIPYTLDATRRVRLSVYDLLGREVARLVEATLPEGSHVATFQPDGLAAGVYLVRLEVEDRVQTRKVLFLPDRP; from the coding sequence ATGAATGGCCGGTATCGAACGGTTGGGCTGCTGGGATTCGTGGTGGTCGTCGGGGTTGCGGGTCTGCATGCGCAGCCTCGGCAAAATGTGCAGCAGGCACCGGCCACGCAGGCTACCCCGGAAGGGCGCAGAGATCCGGTTTCAGGACGCTGGCAGGCGCGCTATCATGTGCGCGTGCCTGTCGCCTGGCAGGGAAGTGCAGAGGCTACTGCGCGGGCCTATCTCCGCATGGAAGCGGTTCGCTTTGGCTGGCAACAACCTGACCGCACGCTGGCCCCAGACCAGGTGCGCATCACCCCGTTCGCAATGCACGTGCGCTTTCAGCAGACGCTGGCCGGCGTGCCGGTCTACGGACGCTATGTGCAGGTAAACCTGAATCGCCAGGGCCAGCCTACGATGGTGCTCAGCGGCTATGCGCCGCACCTGGAAGCCTATGCCGACCGCTTCGATCCGACGCCTCGCCTTACGGCGGCCGCAGCGCAGGCCGAGGCGCGCCGTCAGTTGGCCCAGCCTCGCGCGCCGACGAGCACCCCGGAGCTGGTCGTGTGGCCCTCCGACCCCCCGCGACTGGCCTGGCACCTGGTGCTCTGGCCCCAGGACCGACCCGACGAATGGGCGGTTGTGGTGGATGCGCAAAACGGCGCGTTGCTCCACGTGCAAAGCCAGGCAGTGCACGCCCACACTGTAAAACCTGCCTCCTCCGGGCAACCCGCGTGGTGGGAAATGGCAGCACCGCTGCCAGTGGGCCTGGTCCCAGGAGAGGGAATGGTTTTTGATCCCGACCCGCTGGCTACCGCGGGGGCCTCCTATGGAGGGGCTTACGCCGACAACAATGACGCCGACACGCCCGAGCTGAACGCCGAGCGCCGGATGGTTCCGCTCCCCGACATCACGCAGGACGCAGAGGGCCGCTACCGGCTCGAAGGACCCTACGTACGCATCACGGGGGATATCCCGGCTGTTGCGGATAGTCCTTACGATCCTCCGGCCGAAACGACACCCGACGCCTTCCAGTATCCCCGCTCCCATGATCACTTCGAGGCCGTTATGGCCTACTATCACATCGACCGCAGCCAGCGCTACGTGCAGCAGCTTGAGCTGGGAACAGCGCTGCGGGCGACTCCGATCTGGGTAAACCCCCATGGCTTTGGGAATCAGGACAACTCCCAGTACTATCCGTCCCAGAATGCCATCGTCTTTGGGGATGGCGGCGTGGACGATGCCGAGGATGCTACGGTAATCTGGCACGAGTACATGCATGCGCTGCTGGAAGATGCGGCTTCAGGTCTGCTGAGAACCAACGAAGGACGCGCCTTGCACGAAGGGTGGGCCGACTACTGGGCGGCTTCCTACGTGCGGGGGCTGGCCGAGGCTGGGCTGCTGCTCCGAACGGACTGGGACTTTGTCTTTCGCTGGGACAGCGGCGACGGCACGATCTGGCCAGGACGGCGCATCGCGTTTGCCGGACGTTATCCGGAAGACACCCACTGTGATGGTGAAGACACACCCCGTCAACCCTGCGATATTTACGAAGACGGGCTGCTCTGGGCCACTGTGCTCATGGAGATTCAGGACGTGCTGGGAAAAGCGGTTACAGACCGGCTGGCGTTGGCGGCAGCGTTGTACCTGATCCCGCCAGCTACATTTCGGGATGCCGCCCAGGCGCTGATCCAGGCGGATATGGACTATTATGACGGGGCGCACGTAGGGGTGCTACTTGACCGGTTGGGCGCGCGGGGGCTGGTTGATCCCGGTTCGATCCGGCTGGTCGTACGCCATGATCCGGCACAGGATGTGCGCGTCGAAACCGACCACCTGACGCTTCAGGTAGTGGCCATTGCACAGGGCGATACGGTGGTGCGGGTGCAGGCATTTTACGAGCAGGCCGGACAGTTCGTCCCTTCGGCTCTGTTCCAGGCCGTTGATGACACGCTCTTTGAAGGGCAAATTCCCTGGGATGGCGTGCCCGGGCGCATTCGATATTACCTGGAAGCAGAAACAGCCGGAGGCTGGGTGCTGCGCCAGCCGCTGCAGGCGCCTGCTCAAACCTATGAGGTCAAGGTAGGCCGGGTGCTGACCGCCGATGTGCTCCAGGTAGCGCGGGCCGGAGCTGGATGGCGGTGGGGAAATGCCGCCTGGGTTGTAGACGGCGGAAAGGCTGGCTTCACAAGCCTGGTGCTGCTGCCTGTGTCGCTGGCTGCAAACGCCGACCGGTTGCGGCTGCATCTCACGCACCGGTTTAACTTTGGCCTGACCTGCGAGGGGTATCTGGAAAGCTCGGCCGATGGAGGACGCACCTGGCAGGTGCTGTTGCCCGAAAGCGGGGGAACTCCAAAACGGCCCTTTGGTGCGGCCAGTCCACCGGAAGGAATGCGGCACACGTTCGATCTGTCAAAGGAGGCGGGTCGTCAGCTATGGCTGCGGTTTTCTTTTGGTTGTGCTGCAGCCGATCCAGATGCGTTCTGGACTATTCGACAACTGGAATTAGAGCAGGCTACGCGCGATGCCGAGCTGCATGCATCGTATGCCACGCAACTGCTGCCGCCTTTTCCCAATCCATTCCGCGAATTGCTCACGATTCCCTATACGCTGGACGCCACCCGCCGCGTGCGGCTAAGCGTCTATGATTTGCTGGGACGTGAGGTCGCGCGTCTGGTAGAAGCAACGCTTCCGGAAGGCAGCCACGTGGCGACTTTTCAACCAGACGGACTGGCCGCCGGGGTGTATCTGGTTCGTCTGGAAGTAGAAGACCGAGTG